TTCTGCTCGATGTTGTTGCTGACGACCTTGATGCCGAGGTCCGTCTTGATCCCGCTCTCGGCCTCATCCAGTCGCATCTGCAGCGGCTGCGTGAACGAGATCTCGAGGCCGGGGATCACCGCGAGCACCGAGTCGAACACGGTGACCAGTCCGTCCTGGTCTTTCGCCGTCGTCCACTCGTCCTGCGGCTTGAGGATGACGTACATGTCCCCCTCGAACAGCCCCATCGCCTCGGTCGCGAGGTCGGGGCGCCCTTCCTTGGTCACCACCGTCACCACTTCGGGGAACTTCCGGATGATGCGCTCGGCCTGCTGCGACAGCCGGGTCGCCTCATCCAGCGAGATGGACGGGAGACGACGCGAGGTGATCAGGATCGATCCCTCGTTGAGCTTGGGCATGAACTCGGTCCCGATCCATCCTAACGAGGCCACCGCAATGGCGACGAGCACGACCGACACGCCGACGATCTGGAAGCCGCGGGCCAGGATCCACTCCAGTCCATTCGCGTACTTCCGGTTGAGCGACTCGAAGAACGGGCTCGGCTTCTCCTCGTGATGGTGCAGGAGCCAGCCACTGATCGACGGGATGTAGGTGAGCGCGAGCAGGAGCGAGCCGAGCACCGCCGTCACCACCGTGAAGGCCATCGGCTTGAACATGCGCCCTTCCATCCCGTCGAGCGTGAAGATCGGGATGTAGACCGCGACGATGATGGCGATGCCGAACAGGATCGGGCGCCCCACCTCGACCGCCGCCGAGCGGAAGAGCGTGAACCGTTCGCTTTCCCGGCCGTGCTCCAGGCGTCGCACGAAGTTCTCCACCATCACCACCGACGCGTCGACGATGAGGCCGAAGTCGAGCGCACCGAGGCTCATCAGGTTGGCCGAATAGCCGAAGAAGAACATCCCGCCAAAGGCGATGAGCATCGAGAGCGGGATGACCGAGGCGACGATGAGCGAGGCCCGCACGTTGCGCAGGAAGAGGAAGAGCACCGCGATGACGAGGAGCCCTCCCTCGATCAGGTTCTTCGCCAGCGTCCGCGTCGTGCGCCCCACCAGGTCGGTCTGGTCGTAGAACGGGGTGATCTCCACGTGGGCCGGAATCGCGGCGCGGATCTCCTCCATGCGCTCGCGCACCGCCTTGATCACGCGCCGGGAGTCGGCCCCCTTGAGCTTGAGCACCATCCCGCTCACGACTTCGCCGGCGCCGTCCTTCGTGACGGCCCCCTGCCGCGGGAGCGCACCGATCTTCACCTCGGCCACGTCGGCCACGCGCACCGGCATCCCGTTGGCGGAGGCAATCACGATCTGCTCGATGTCGCGCGCCCGGTCCACGCGCCCGAGGCCGCGCAGCGTGTAGCGCTCGCCCCCCGTCTCGAGGTAGGAGCCGCCGAACGACATGTTGTTGTCGGCGAGCGCCCGATGCACGTCATCGATCGTCAGGCGGCGCGCCGTCAGGCGCGTCGGGTCCACCTCGACCTGGATCTGCTCCGTGTACCCGCCCCACGTGTTCACCTCGGACACACCGGGCACGGTGCGCAGGCGCGGGCGGATGGTGTACTCCTGCAGCGTCTTGAGTTCGGTGAGCGAGAGCGAGTCGCTGGTGACCACGTACTGGTACAACTCGCCCATCGGCGTCGAGACGGGGCCTAACGTGGCCTCCACCCCCGCCGGCAACGATCCCTTCGCGTCGTTGAGCCGCTGCTGCACCAGCGTCCGCGCGAAGTAGATGTCCATCTTGTCGGGGAACGGGACCGTGATGAGCGACAGCCCGAACTTCGACACCGAGCGCACCTGGTCGGCCCCCTGGATCCCCATCAGCGAGGACTCCAACGGGTAGGTCACGAGGCGCTCCACATCTTCCGGCGCCATCCCCGGGGCGACGGTGATCACCTCGACGCGCGTCCCCGTGAGGTCGGGGAAGGCATCGAACGGGACGCGCATCAGCGCGAACAGCCCGAGCCCGACGATCGTCAGGACGCCACCGATGACAAACAGCCGGTTGCGGAGCGAAAACTCGATGAGCTTCTGCATGCTCAGCCTCCGCGCCGCTTCAGGATCTCGGCCTTCGCCACCGAGGCCCCGCCCACGATCACGACCGTGCCGGTGTCGACCCCGCTCAGGATCTCGGCCAGCGTCCCGGTGCGACGCCCCACACGCACGCGGATCGCCTGCAGCTGCATGCCCTCGCCACGCGGCGCGGCGGCGATCACGACCGTATCCCCCTCGAATGACTGCACCGCACCCGACGGGACCACCGACACCAGCCCGGCCGCCGCACCCGAGAGCTCTGCATTCGCGAACATCTCCGGCTTGAGGATCGAGCGCGTGTCCTTCACCGCGGCGTGTACCTCGACCGTGCGCGTCAGCGTATCGACCGATGGGAAGACCCGCGACACCGTCGCCTGAAAGCGCTCGCTGGGTGCCGCGCTCACCGTGAAGCTTACCGGGGCTCCGACGCGCGCCGCCGCGGAGGCCGCGTCGGGGACCTGCAGTACCAACGTGAGCGCCGTCGTGCGGCTGACGGTGACCAGCGGGGCGCCCACCAGGACCACGTTGCCGGGTTGCACCTCGCGGGTGATCAACAGCCCATCCAGCGGGGCACGCACGAGCACCCAGTGCGGGTCGACCCCCGCCACCTCGGGGCCGTCGCCCAGCAGGTGCTCCAGGAACTCCTCGGCGCGCGCCAGCTCCGCGGCCGCACTCTCGCGCGTCGCCTCGGCGTCGGTGCGCATCCCGCGCAGCTTCTCGAGTTCCGCCAGCGACAGCGCCTTGAGTCCGTACAGCCGCTCGCCGCGATCTGAGGCGCTCCGCGCCACGCGCAGGTCCGAGTCGGCGCGCGTGAGGTCCGCCTTCGCGCGCGACAGCGCCGCGCGCGCATCCATCATCTCGTGGCTGTGGATCGCCACCAGCAGCTGGCCCTTTCGGACGCGGTCGCCCGGCATCGCGTAGACCTTCACCACGCGCCCCTCGACGATCGAGCCGATCGGTTCCGTGCTCGCCTGGTCGAGCGTGAGGCGACCCGGCGCGCGCCAGGTGTCGCGCCACGCCGCGCGCGTGACCGCCCCCGTCGTGAAGCCGGCGATCTTGACCGACTCGGCCGACAGCAGCGCCGTGTCGGCGGGAGCCGACGTCGCCGCGTCGCCCGTGGCCGGGATGCTTGCCCCCTCGCCCTGGCCGGAACAGCCGACGGCGACGGCGAGGAGGACGGTTCGTGCGAAACGGGGACGCATCACGGCTTCTCCAGGAGCGGCGCCCCAAGGGCGCGATTGAGCTCGAGCGTGGCCAGGTGGATTTCCACCGTCCAGCGCAGGGCAGCGGCGCGCGATTCCGCGCGCGCGCGTTGGGCCTCGACCAGTTCCATCAGCGACAGGGCGCCCTCGCGGTACGCCCCCTCGGCGATCTGCGCGACTTCGGCGGCCCGCGCGTCGATCCCCGCAGTCCCCGCCTCCAGCGCCTCGCGCATCGCCGCCACACCGCGCAGCGCCGCGACCACCTCGCCACGCACGCGCAGTTCGGCATCCCGCAACTCGGCCTGCGCCACGAGCGATTCCCCCTTCGTGCGTTCGCGCAGCCCCTCGTTCCGGCTAAACAGCGGCAGCGGTACGATCACGCCGAGCACCTTGGTGGTGTAGCCGCTCGTCACCTTGTAGCCCGTCACGAGCTGCAGGTCGGGGACGATCCCCCGGCGCTCGGCGGCGGCCCGGTGCTCCGCCTCGCTCGCCGCATGGCGAAAGGCGGCCAGGTCGGGGCGCTGTGCCAGCGCGCGCGTCAGTGCGGTCGGTTCGTCGAGCGCCGTGACCGGGACCGTGGCCGTGGCGAGGCGCGCCAGCGGGGGGAGCGAATCCTCGGGGAGCCCGAGCACCCGGGCGAGATCGCTGCGCGAGCGCGCCGCCTCGATACGCGCCGTCGCTTCGGCGATGCGCGCGCGGTCGGCTTCGAGCCGCGTCCGAATCGCCGCCACCTCGGCCACCGCCCCCTCGCGGAAGCGCGTGGCGTCGAAGCTCGCGATGTTCTCGCGCGCCTGGCGCTCCTCGGTCGCCGCCGAGAGCAGTTCGCTCCCGAGCGCCGCCCGCCAGTAGGCGCGCATCACGTCACCCTCGAGCTGCCGAGCGACGGCGCTCGAATCGGCCCGCCCCCGCGCGACCAGCTCGCCTCCTGCCGATCGCACCGCGAAGCGCCGTCCGGTCACGTCGAGCGGGATCTGCAGCGTGCCGAAGATGTCGGGCTGCAGCGGGCTGGTGAGGTTCTCCCGTCGCCACTCCAGCGTCGGGTTGGGAAAGGCGCCGTCGTTGCGCGCGCGCCCCTGCGCCACCAGGCGGCGGGCGTGGGCCGTCACGGCGAGCGGGCCGCGGGCGCGGGCGATGGCCACGGCCTGGTGAACCGTGAGCGCGGCGTCTGCCCCGCGATCCTGCCCGTGGAGGGGCAAGGCGGAGGCGAGCAGGACGCAGGTCGTGCCAAGGACGAGTCTCATGGCTCGCATCCTACTCCCGGGCAATGAACGGATTGTGAACGACGTTCAGACTTTCTAACCGGGAGGACAACGCTCGGCATGGTCCG
The window above is part of the Gemmatimonadota bacterium genome. Proteins encoded here:
- a CDS encoding efflux RND transporter permease subunit; the protein is MQKLIEFSLRNRLFVIGGVLTIVGLGLFALMRVPFDAFPDLTGTRVEVITVAPGMAPEDVERLVTYPLESSLMGIQGADQVRSVSKFGLSLITVPFPDKMDIYFARTLVQQRLNDAKGSLPAGVEATLGPVSTPMGELYQYVVTSDSLSLTELKTLQEYTIRPRLRTVPGVSEVNTWGGYTEQIQVEVDPTRLTARRLTIDDVHRALADNNMSFGGSYLETGGERYTLRGLGRVDRARDIEQIVIASANGMPVRVADVAEVKIGALPRQGAVTKDGAGEVVSGMVLKLKGADSRRVIKAVRERMEEIRAAIPAHVEITPFYDQTDLVGRTTRTLAKNLIEGGLLVIAVLFLFLRNVRASLIVASVIPLSMLIAFGGMFFFGYSANLMSLGALDFGLIVDASVVMVENFVRRLEHGRESERFTLFRSAAVEVGRPILFGIAIIVAVYIPIFTLDGMEGRMFKPMAFTVVTAVLGSLLLALTYIPSISGWLLHHHEEKPSPFFESLNRKYANGLEWILARGFQIVGVSVVLVAIAVASLGWIGTEFMPKLNEGSILITSRRLPSISLDEATRLSQQAERIIRKFPEVVTVVTKEGRPDLATEAMGLFEGDMYVILKPQDEWTTAKDQDGLVTVFDSVLAVIPGLEISFTQPLQMRLDEAESGIKTDLGIKVVSNNIEQNQRLAAQMLSIISTIPGNADAAVEVSEGSGQIAIRIKRDALAQYGLSVADVQRPVELAMGSQVASELVDGPRRIGMVVRYPDAQRNDISALSQLTIRTPSGAMVPLTAVAELVSTTGPELIGHEDGQRRALVLSNVRGRDLGSFVQEVRARIAREVQLPAGTFLEWGGQYENQQRAMGRLTIVVPAALLLIYLLLFASFRSITQSFLVLTNVPFALVGGIAVLWLRGLNLNLSASIGFIALFGIAVLNGVVLVSHMNALRAGGLPLDLAVRRGAADRLRPVLMTALVASLGFVPMALSHSPGSEVQRPLASVVIGGLITSTILTLFVLPTLYLALEKWRVRRKSTEEAGWNEPVVAALPGTATGEYGV
- a CDS encoding efflux RND transporter periplasmic adaptor subunit — its product is MMRPRFARTVLLAVAVGCSGQGEGASIPATGDAATSAPADTALLSAESVKIAGFTTGAVTRAAWRDTWRAPGRLTLDQASTEPIGSIVEGRVVKVYAMPGDRVRKGQLLVAIHSHEMMDARAALSRAKADLTRADSDLRVARSASDRGERLYGLKALSLAELEKLRGMRTDAEATRESAAAELARAEEFLEHLLGDGPEVAGVDPHWVLVRAPLDGLLITREVQPGNVVLVGAPLVTVSRTTALTLVLQVPDAASAAARVGAPVSFTVSAAPSERFQATVSRVFPSVDTLTRTVEVHAAVKDTRSILKPEMFANAELSGAAAGLVSVVPSGAVQSFEGDTVVIAAAPRGEGMQLQAIRVRVGRRTGTLAEILSGVDTGTVVIVGGASVAKAEILKRRGG
- a CDS encoding TolC family protein — translated: MRLVLGTTCVLLASALPLHGQDRGADAALTVHQAVAIARARGPLAVTAHARRLVAQGRARNDGAFPNPTLEWRRENLTSPLQPDIFGTLQIPLDVTGRRFAVRSAGGELVARGRADSSAVARQLEGDVMRAYWRAALGSELLSAATEERQARENIASFDATRFREGAVAEVAAIRTRLEADRARIAEATARIEAARSRSDLARVLGLPEDSLPPLARLATATVPVTALDEPTALTRALAQRPDLAAFRHAASEAEHRAAAERRGIVPDLQLVTGYKVTSGYTTKVLGVIVPLPLFSRNEGLRERTKGESLVAQAELRDAELRVRGEVVAALRGVAAMREALEAGTAGIDARAAEVAQIAEGAYREGALSLMELVEAQRARAESRAAALRWTVEIHLATLELNRALGAPLLEKP